The following proteins are co-located in the Spea bombifrons isolate aSpeBom1 chromosome 3, aSpeBom1.2.pri, whole genome shotgun sequence genome:
- the LOC128483556 gene encoding cytochrome P450 1B1 codes for MFEELSSQSLASLMLSLLCALSAVYIWRWLNIWIIPRYSRESPTPPGPFPWPLIGNAFQIGSHPHLSFVSFAEQYGNVFQIKLGSQKVVVLNGDKIIREALLQKGTDFAGRPQFPSFRVVSGGRSLAFGAYDERWKAHRKMAHSTVRAFSTGNPQTKRSLAQHVLGETKELISLFSELGKGGKYFYPTRHLVVTVANVMSAVCFGQRYSHGDMEFQSLLSNNDKFSKTVGAGSLVDVMPWLQYFPNPVRTVFSTFRQVNEEFYSFVHTKFLQHRSTVTWGATRDMMDALIHILIGKDTKSVMTQDEPERLKEVKNGQPGINLLETDHVPATVTDIFGASQDTLSTALQWLIFFLIRYPDIQRKMQDEVDKVIGRDRLPCVEDQQNLPYVMAFLYELMRFSSFVPVTIPHATTTDTHLMGYHIPKDTVVFVNQWSVNHDPLKWSSPGEFNPSRFLDDKGFLNKDTVSSVMIFSVGKRRCIGEELSKMQLFLFASTLVHQCIFTANPTDNLNQKGDYGLSIKPKPFMVSMAHRDGNMDLLDNTIQSIASEE; via the exons ATGTTTGAAGAGTTGTCCTCACAATCTCTGGCCAGCCTCATGCTCTCCTTGCTGTGTGCTTTGTCTGCTGTCTACATCTGGAGGTGGCTCAACATTTGGATTATTCCCAGGTATTCTAGAGAGTCGCCAACGCCTCCTGGCCCTTTCCCATGGCCACTCATAGGCAATGCTTTTCAGATAGGCAGCCACCCACATTTGTCTTTCGTGAGCTTTGCTGAGCAATACGGCAATGTGTTCCAGATCAAGTTGGGCAGCCAGAAGGTGGTAGTCCTGAATGGGGACAAGATCATTCGTGAGGCCTTACTACAAAAGGGAACAGACTTTGCTGGTCGCCCTCAATTTCCTTCTTTCAGAGTTGTTTCAGGGGGTCGCAGCTTGGCTTTTGGTGCCTATGATGAAAGGTGGAAAGCCCACCGCAAAATGGCACATTCTACAGTCAGAGCTTTCTCCACTGGTAACCCCCAAACTAAGCGTAGCCTAGCACAGCATGTACTTGGCGAGACCAAGGAACTCATCAGCCTCTTCTCAGAACTTGGGAAAGGTGGGAAGTACTTTTATCCTACAAGACATCTTGTGGTAACTGTGGCCAATGTGATGAGTGCAGTCTGCTTTGGTCAGCGCTACAGTCATGGAGACATGGAATTCCAGTCTTTGCTAAGCAATAATGACAAGTTCAGTAAGACTGTGGGGGCTGGCAGTCTGGTGGATGTCATGCCCTGGCTACAGTATTTCCCAAATCCTGTAAGAACGGTCTTCAGTACCTTCAGACAGGTCAACGAAGAGTTCTACAGCTTTGTCCACACCAAGTTCCTACAGCATCGGAGTACAGTGACCTGGGGGGCGACCAGAGACATGATGGACGCCCTAATCCACATCTTAATAGGGAAGGACACCAAAAGTGTGATGACCCAAGACGAACCTGAAAGACTAAAGGAGGTGAAGAATGGGCAACCAGGAATCAACCTCCTAGAGACAGATCACGTTCCAGCCACTGTCACTGATATATTTGGAGCCAGTCAGGACACTTTGTCCACAGCTCTACAGTGGCTCATCTTCTTTCTCATCAG ATATCCAGATATCCAAAGAAAAATGCAAGATGAAGTGGACAAGGTCATTGGGCGAGATCGCTTACCTTGCGTGGAAGACCAGCAAAATTTGCCTTACGTCATGGCATTCCTTTATGAACTAATGCGTTTCAGTAGTTTTGTTCCTGTCACCATTCCACATGCAACCACGACAGACACGCATTTAATGGGCTACCACATTCCTAAAGACACTGTAGTATTTGTCAATCAATGGTCAGTCAATCATGACCCGCTGAAATGGTCCTCTCCTGGAGAATTTAATCCTTCTAGGTTCTTGGATGACAAAGGGTTTCTCAACAAGGACACGGTAAGCAGCGTAATGATTTTCTCAGTTGGTAAGAGGAGATGCATTGGCGAGGAGTTATCAAAGATGCAGTTGTTCCTTTTTGCCTCAACCTTGGTACATCAGTGCATCTTCACCGCTAATCCAACAGATAATCTCAATCAGAAAGGTGACTACGGCCTAAGCATTAAACCCAAACCATTTATGGTTAGTATGGCTCATCGAGATGGTAATATGGATTTACTGGACAATACTATTCAAAGTATTGCATCTGAGGAATAA